Proteins from one Lachnospiraceae bacterium KGMB03038 genomic window:
- a CDS encoding MobA/MobL family protein, protein MERNSFIQMSKLHNVRGRITYISNHAKQENLYAVYETTDRHYWTELARFNQQEFQKSGTEGKCIEARELIIALPESFPDLYNPDKLLQMFTNRFKEKYGVECVSALHHNKRKTNYHIHLIFSERELLPEPIEKIATRNMFYNEQGKHVRTKKEILDDSGNVRKGCKIVKKGEVYERTLFTAKNKLFKQEHYLDEAKRFYTDLINLLIEDDKDKLHVFDRNGLYLATKKIGKNNPKAEQIKEDNEVRMQWNHEVDRALVSQVPEDEIRQIKQKWITERIRLSIDVFGKCPEKLTGIITIATAKLALLISKVLTAARELKNKLFHEALEKEYGSMSVIKAEDTAEVITTPAKEVITEPKAPENTITATAPKAEVQEPPKPQIPPRPVMPPEAATFSRLQKIKVTLDKHNNLIFEAERERTKLEIELADLKGLARLTKKKELENRIATKTEEIRTFKAGLSGIVRQHGFATVQDFYTAFYTAQRANDAYEKECAKREEVYGEKATPKAESMHEKLQRYQEKADRQNANQPHRSRDKGAR, encoded by the coding sequence ATCGAAAGAAATTCATTTATTCAGATGAGCAAGCTCCACAATGTCCGTGGCAGGATTACTTATATATCCAATCACGCCAAGCAGGAAAATCTGTATGCGGTTTATGAAACCACAGACCGACACTACTGGACGGAGCTTGCCAGATTTAATCAGCAGGAATTTCAAAAAAGCGGTACGGAAGGGAAATGTATCGAGGCAAGGGAACTGATTATAGCCCTGCCGGAATCCTTCCCCGACCTATATAACCCCGACAAGCTGTTACAGATGTTTACCAACCGCTTTAAGGAAAAATATGGTGTGGAATGTGTATCAGCCCTGCACCATAACAAACGCAAGACCAACTATCATATCCATCTCATCTTTTCCGAAAGGGAACTGTTACCGGAACCCATAGAAAAGATTGCCACACGCAATATGTTCTACAACGAACAAGGTAAGCATGTACGCACCAAGAAAGAGATACTGGATGATAGCGGGAATGTCCGCAAAGGCTGTAAGATTGTCAAGAAGGGCGAAGTTTATGAGCGAACCTTATTTACCGCCAAGAACAAGCTGTTCAAGCAGGAGCATTATCTGGACGAGGCAAAACGCTTCTATACCGACCTTATCAATCTTCTGATAGAAGATGATAAAGACAAGCTCCATGTATTCGATAGAAACGGATTGTATCTTGCTACCAAGAAAATCGGTAAGAATAATCCCAAAGCGGAACAGATAAAAGAAGATAATGAGGTGCGTATGCAGTGGAATCACGAAGTAGACCGAGCCTTAGTCAGCCAAGTGCCGGAGGATGAGATACGGCAGATAAAGCAGAAATGGATTACGGAGCGTATCCGGTTATCCATTGATGTATTCGGCAAGTGTCCTGAGAAACTGACAGGCATTATCACAATAGCCACAGCGAAACTTGCACTTCTGATTTCCAAGGTACTGACCGCCGCAAGGGAACTAAAAAACAAGCTGTTCCATGAAGCTCTTGAAAAAGAATACGGAAGCATGTCTGTTATTAAAGCAGAGGACACCGCAGAGGTTATTACAACTCCGGCTAAGGAAGTAATAACAGAACCCAAAGCACCAGAAAACACTATTACTGCAACTGCTCCAAAGGCAGAGGTTCAAGAACCACCCAAGCCACAAATACCTCCAAGACCGGTTATGCCACCGGAAGCTGCCACTTTCTCAAGACTTCAAAAGATTAAGGTTACTCTTGATAAACACAATAACCTTATCTTTGAAGCAGAGCGTGAACGGACAAAACTGGAGATTGAATTGGCTGATTTAAAGGGACTTGCAAGACTTACCAAGAAAAAGGAGCTTGAAAACAGGATTGCCACCAAAACCGAGGAAATCCGAACCTTCAAAGCCGGACTATCCGGTATCGTCAGACAGCATGGATTTGCAACGGTGCAGGATTTCTACACAGCATTCTATACCGCACAGCGTGCCAACGACGCATATGAGAAAGAATGTGCCAAGCGGGAGGAAGTCTATGGAGAGAAAGCCACTCCCAAAGCCGAATCAATGCACGAAAAGTTACAGCGGTATCAGGAAAAGGCTGACAGACAGAATGCCAACCAACCTCACCGAAGCAGAGATAAAGGGGCGAGATAA